In the genome of Vicingus serpentipes, the window CGAAAGGTGATTTTGAAAAAAGGAAAGATTTGTTTTTTTATAAAGATAGTCTATTCACTTTAAGTGTAAATCCAATACTAGGAATGGAATATGGAACAAATAGTTCTGGAAATTATATTCATCGGCGTAACGGAGGAGAATTATATGGATATGTAGGAAAGCATTTAGGTTTTTCTGCAAGTTTAAGAGATAATGGTATTTCGGATATTTTAACTTCACCACAATTTTTAACTTATAGCCAAGGAGGTAATTTTAAGATTAATCAAGGTCAAGAAGGAGCAAGAAGTGATTATAGTGAAGCCTTGGGTTCGATTTATTATTCAACTGAATGGATGAGGTTAGGTTTTTCTAAAAATAATTTTACTTGGGGAGATAATTATCACGGAGCTAACATCCGTTCTGATAAAGCTCCTTCTGTAGGCTACATAGATTTTAACTTATCACCAGTTAAATGGTTTGAATTAAACTATACGCATTCTTGGTTGGTTTCGGAGCTTATAGATAGTAACAGAAGTTTTACTTATAATAATGTAGCTCGCGATATATTTATTAATAAAAATAGAGCAGCTAATCTTTTTACATTTAAACCTTTTAAAAGATTACATTTTTCTGTTGGTAATTCTATCATTTATTCAGATGATGCAATAAAACCATTTTATTTAATCCCTTTTATGTTTTACAAATCTGTAGATCATACCTATAATAGTGCAGGAAGTAATGCGTTAGGTCAAAATTCGCAGATGTTTATAAATATTAGCTCTAGACAAATTAAACACCTACACTTATATACCTCAGTTTTTATCGATGAGATTAGTATTGGAAAAATATTTGATTCAGAAAAAAGTTCTAATATATTGAGTGCTAAATTAGGTTTCAAGATAAATAACTTTCCTATAAAAAATACATACATAATTGCAGAGTATACAAGAACAAATCCATGGACATACCGTCATCAAATTGAAACAACAACATATGCTTCTAATGATTATACACTTGGACATTATTTAGGTGAAAATGCACAGGAGATTTATTTAGAGGGTGGTTTTAGGTTGTTTAGAGGTCTTAAAGCTTCATTGTCTTACTTGTTTGCTAAAAAAGGAGCAGAACATGTATATGAACTTGTTGCAGGTAATGCTAATGTTAAGGGTTTACCATTTCTAGAAACTGTTGTATGGCAAAACCAAACTGTTGAAGCATCACTTAGTTACGAAATAATTAATGATGGTTTTGTTTATGCAAAAGTAAGATTAAGTGATATTACTGGTGATGAAAATTATACACCTAAAATTTATAGAGGTGATAAAACAACAATAGTAGGAGGAATAAACTTTGGATTCTAGGAGAGAATTAAATTCTATTTTCCAATAAGGTATTGCATTTCAAAAAGCTTAAGCTGAGTTTCAAATAATTTGAGCCTTATGTTAAGTAACTCATCATCTTCTTTAACTTTCTTTTTATTACTTCCGAATAGTCCTATTTTATTTACAGGTGCTTCACTAACGTTTTCAACCTTTTCTTTGGTAGGTTTATTTTTTTTTTGACGTTTTTTAGGTGCATCATCAAGGGTTCTATTAAAGTTATAGGTTAACCCAATACCTGTGTAATTATATTTGTCTTTTGCTGTCCAGCTTCTGTTAAAAGCATCAAGTCGATCTGTAAAAGTTGAAGTTTGTGTAAGATCAAAATGAACATCTACTTTATGACTGATTTTGTAAGTTAAAATTATTCCATAAGGTATAGTAAAGGCTTTAGCCTTTGGAGTTTTATCGCTTAGAACTTTTTGAGCAGTACTAATAGTGTTATCAGACTCTATGTAACCTTCAAAATCTTTAGTGTTTAATGTTTCAGAATCAAATAATTGTGTCCTATACCACATGTATCCAAGCCCAAAGTTAGAGTATAGCTTTAATCTAGTCTCAGTTTTCTTTTTGAATAAAACAGCACCTAAATCATATTTTACTTGTAGAGCCAAATTAAAAAATTGATTTCTGAAAGATATTTGTGATGAATTTTTACCGGTTTTTCGTGTTCCAATTAAACGTCCTCTTTGGTAGCTTAATTCAGCTCCTAAGCCCCATTTTATATCTCTAGCAATAGAAAGCTTAAATCCAGGAGTAAGATATTGTTTCAATTGGTCTGTACGAGGTAAAAAGCTATAAGCGGCTAAATCTCCAAAATAATTATTTGTTCCTAAAGAGAAGCTTACTGAAGCTCCGTCAAAGACTTTTCCTAAATTTTTATCTGGTATAATTTCAGATGAATTATCATCTTCGGAAGAAGAAATAATATTTTCTTCTTTAACTATAGGGAATGAAGAAGTTGTATTATCTTCGGGAGTAGTGTTAATTATTTCTTCCTCGTTCAATACAGGAGAAGATACACTTGCGCTATCTGTAGATTCTTGGGCATAAGAATTTATGCTTAAGAAAATAAATATTGATAAAAGGTATCTCATAGGTTTAGTATACTAAAAACAACTAACAAATATCGAGTAATATTATAGTTTATCCAAATTTTGCTTGTAATTTGTTTATGTTTACTTACAAATATCAACATTGTTTGTATTTTTGATATATGATTAAACATCAGTTAATTTATATTCTTTTTTGCATCTTTTCTACATTTTTTCAGTCATTAAATGCTCAAAAAATTGAATTAAACGCTTATGAAAATAAAGCTAAAGCTTTTGCCATATTAGCTGCACAATACAATACTGATGCTTATAACTATTCTAGAAAGAACTATTTTTTAAGTTCTAAAAAAGAAATATTAAGTAATTGCGATAGTGGATTAGTTTCTATAGAAATAGCTCAAAAATTTACAGATAGTTCTTTGTTTTACGCAGGAGATACTTGTTATCATGCTAAGAAATTATTGCAGATAGTAAGAGCATATCAAACAGAATCTAAAAATGCTTTTTTAAATGTTGCTAATGGCTCTAATTTCCAATCTTTTAATCGCTTTTCTGAAATTGCTATGTACAATATGGGGAACGCTATTTCTGATGCTTATATGGCCTCTTTACTTATTAAAACGAAGACGATTACTTCACAATTAAAAGATGATAAAAGGAGTTTCACCCGTTTAGAATCGGATGAGAATTCTTATGTTACAATTAAACAACTTTATACAAATAGATTGATTGAAATAAGAGATGAAATTAAATTACTTGAAGTTGAAAGTAAAAATAGTAGCGGAAAAGATTTACTTGAGATTAATAATGCAATTAACCTTTTAAATGAAGAAGAAAAACAATATGTAAATAAGGTTAATAATTCTGAATACAAATTAATTAATGTGAAGAATGAATTGAGTGCTGAAATGATGCAAATAGTTAATGGAGATGTCTTTGTTACAGATAAAAAAGGATTTTATAATGAAAATGTTCCAATACCAACTAATGTTGAAATACCAATGGGACTAGTTTATCGAATTCAAATAGGCTTTTTTGCTAACCAGCTTACTCCTGAACATTTTGATGGTATTTTTCCAATTTCTTCTCAAAAAATAGATAATGTTTATTACCGATATGAAGCTGGAAATTTCCCTACATATGAAGAAGCTCAACAGTCAAAAAAGATTATTATTAATAAAGGATACTCAGATTCTTTTTTGATAGCTTATTATAATCGAAAAAAAATATCAATTAGCGAAGCATTACAGAAACAACAACAATCTAATTAATCTTCTAATCTAGAAACCCATTTAATACTATTAATCATCATTAAGTTAGTATTAGGAGTTGCATTTATACCTTTTAAACCGAAAACTAAATTAATATCTTGCATATATCTGTTTGTGAAATCAGTAAGGGGAATTTTAATTTCTTTAAATGAGTTAGTGTCTAATATATTGGTAGAAACTGTTAGTGGATCACTCTGAAGGAATACACCACAATTACTTCCTCCGGCATTAAGTTGATTACCGTGAATCATAACTTCAAAAGTTGAAATTAATGCATCTGGATGAAGTTTAGCATTAAAAATTAGATACCCATTTTTAAATTCGGCAGCATTTTTCTTGTTCAAAAGTTGAACAATTAATTGATATTTACCTTCAGCATCACTACTTAATAACAAATAAGTATCACCTTTTACAATAGTATCTCCAGGGGTTATAGTAGTATCTGGTAAAAGTATAGGTGTTAATGTGCTGTCGCCAGGAGTAATAGTTGTATCAGCAGGAATAAAAGTAGAGTCTGGATTTAAAAAAATTGTAGTGAT includes:
- a CDS encoding SPOR domain-containing protein, whose amino-acid sequence is MIKHQLIYILFCIFSTFFQSLNAQKIELNAYENKAKAFAILAAQYNTDAYNYSRKNYFLSSKKEILSNCDSGLVSIEIAQKFTDSSLFYAGDTCYHAKKLLQIVRAYQTESKNAFLNVANGSNFQSFNRFSEIAMYNMGNAISDAYMASLLIKTKTITSQLKDDKRSFTRLESDENSYVTIKQLYTNRLIEIRDEIKLLEVESKNSSGKDLLEINNAINLLNEEEKQYVNKVNNSEYKLINVKNELSAEMMQIVNGDVFVTDKKGFYNENVPIPTNVEIPMGLVYRIQIGFFANQLTPEHFDGIFPISSQKIDNVYYRYEAGNFPTYEEAQQSKKIIINKGYSDSFLIAYYNRKKISISEALQKQQQSN